caaacaccaatacaatacattgaacaacCTCTCCCccaacacttacagtacagtaatggcaaAATCCTCATTATCCAAATCtagataatagcacatttgcccattcaaaaataaaacataaacaaaacatgacccagccagcatatagtaaattaaagttataCTTACACCTGACAGGATGAAGGCCATACTTATCCATCTAgtcttcctcttcttcagtggacaccgccagtaaaataaaaaaaactaactactggccactaaccccttaatcaccttagcagttattaacctctatggtaattaaggggttaacccctcccgcgaCCCACCCGAGTGGCCTAATCACCCTTCCCAAGGCCGCTACTCCAACCCCCTCTACCTATTGATTGTCACACTGGTAAACCAGGCCCATAATATATACAAATTCGAGGATTGGCTGATGTTGTGTCAGCAAGTCTTCTACAGAAAGTACATTACCATGGTGCACTCCAGACtaattaatttttatatatgtatatgtgaaaGTGATTTGTGAATAAAAtatcaatattaaaaataatgcATGGTGCTACTGACTCTATCTTAGCTTGCTGTAAGAGATATGAATCTCTATTATGATGAAAATATGGTGAATTCCATGTAACCTTTAATAAGGCATAGTAACAGTTCCACCTAATCTATATAGTATAGATTCACTTATGTCATATAAATGTCTACTATACAACCTTCTCTTGGTGAAGTCTTAATTGTGACCAAAGTATACTGTGAACTCAATAAACCAAGTAATCATCAAGTATCACATACATATTTTACAAATGAAATAAATCATAAGATATTATCTGTATTATATTCCATAGATCCGCAATTCGTAAAGCATATGAAACAGTGGTTTGTATAATGTCAGCTGCAGCACTCTGACTACAAATTAGGTCTCCAACCCAAGCTTGTATATCAATCGCCTGCAATGGTGATATAGGGAGTATCACAACAATGTTTAGCAGGAATCTAATATGGATATCATTGAAATGTCTAAACTAACATATAAAAGCTGTTTACTAAACAGagcagctctaacatcactgcatGATTTTACTATAACTGATAGAAACTGTCCAAGTTATCCCATAGTTAATAACAAAATGTCCACATGATAGGATCACCTGTTGGAGgtgcgcagggagagtgactgattcagtctatctcttagtGTGCGTCTCTTAGAGGCAGGAGCAGCCCAGTAGAATTCACATAgcacgagtcccattcaaatagaGGGACCCCCGCTGATTTagtccaatgggccattagtctccgTTCTCTGTACTCTGTGGAGCAGGGGAGGGGTTCCCTTGAAGGCGCCACAAGGAGGAAAGGCCAGAACCGGAGGTTACATCTGTATTTAGCTTACAGTATATTCCAATTGCAATTAGGGATGTCTTATACTGGTACCCTATACTAATGCAAATGTTCAACCAGTAATTTTAAATTATGTTTATGCTATTAATGAACTTATTTCCAACAGATAACAGAATTATGGCTAAGGAATCAGAGTCACGTGAAAAAGAAAATCCCACAGTCTCCCACATTTATACTATCAGAGAACATGCAGGGACTGAATATGCATCTACTGATATTGAGAAGTGGGAAAAAGGAAACACTCATGCACAGAAAGTTCACAAAAACGTGTTAGTAATGAAGTATAAGTGTAATGAATGTGGTAAAAACTTTAATTATAAATCAGCTTATAAAATTCACCAAAGAACACACGCTACACAAAGACTGTATAAGTGTTCTGAATGTCAGAAATGCTTTACTAGTAACTCAgctcttgttaaacatcagacAATTCACGAGGGAGTGAAGTTGTTTTCTTGCTCTGAATGTGGCAAACACTTCTCTCGTAAATCATTTCTTTTtagacatcagagaattcacagaGCAGAGAAACAATTTTCTTGCTctaaatgtgggaaatgtttttccaAGAACTCATATCTTGTTAGGCATCAAATATCTCACACAGGAAAAAAatcatttgtttgctctgaatgtggaaaaTATTTTTCCCAAAAGTCAGATCTTGTTAGACATGAGAGAcatcacacaggagagaaaccatttgcttgctctgaatgtgggaaatattTTTCCCGAAAGTCAAATCTTGTTATTCATCAGAGAAatcacacaggagagaaaccatttgcttgctctgaatgtgggaaatgtttttccaAGAACTCATATCTTGTTAGACATAAAAAATCTCACACAGGAGAGAAATCAtgtgtttgctctgaatgtgggaaatattTTTCCCAAAAGTTAGAGCTTGTTAGACATCAGAAAATTCACAGAGCAGAGAAACCATTTGCTTGCTctaaatgtgggaaatgtttttccaAGAACTCATATCTTGTTAGGCATCAAATATCTCATACAGGAGAGAAGTCATTtgattgctctgaatgtgggaaatattTTTCCCAAAAGTCAGATCTTGTTAGACATCAGAGAAATCACACAGGAGAGAACCCATTtacttgctctgaatgtgggaaatattTTTCCCGAAAGTCAAATCTTGTTAATCATCAGAGAAagcacacaggagagaaaccatttgcttgctctgaatgtgggaaatattTTTCCCAAAAGTCATATCTTGTTAGACATCAGAGAAATCACACAGGAGATAAACCATTTGCTTGCCCTGAATGTGGGAAATATTTTTCCCGAAAGTCAAATCTTGTTAATCATCAGAGAAATCACACAGGAAtaaaaccatttgtttgctctgaatgtgggaagcGTTTTTGCCGTAACCACAGGCTTATTAGGCATCAAAAATGTCACGCAACAGAGAAGTCATTtctttgctctgaatgtgggaaatgtttttacCAAAAGTCAGATCTTGATAttcatcagagaattcacacaggagagaagccatgTGTTTGCACTGactgtgggaaatgtttttcccAAAGCTCAaatcttgttaaacatcagaaaATTCACACACAAAAGAGACTAATTGCTTCCAATatgggaaatgttttacccaaAGTTCAGAATTTGTTAAACATCAGAGACACTGCAGAGAAAAATGTATAGCATGAAAAATGTAATTGAGAGGGTCTTGGATTTTTGCTCTCAGGACGTTCAAGTCATTAAGATCCTTATGTGATGGAAGAGGCCCTTAAATAAAGGTTATGCCCAGCCTGTGGCCTCTTTGCCCATCAGGTACTTTCATTTTGGAGTGAAATAGAAGTTAAAATGTATTTACAATAGGGTATAGCTTTTTTTAGTAGCCTGTATACCCTGCCCCTTGTGACATCCACCAAAGGCCCCCTGCAGTGTTTCCTCTGTCCTTTACCTGGCCGCTGCCATTTGCTTCATGACCCCCCTGCTGAGATGAGGCCTTTGATGCTTGCTAGATCTCAGACAAAGTAGCACCCTTGATTAGGGAATCATTAACACCTTCCGGTCTGGATCCCCTCTTTTATTTACATTTCTGTTGTGTGCTGGCAAGCCCTGGGTGTGTCTGAAGATTAGCAAATATACCAAATATCCCTCTAGGTCCAAAAGCCCATAAGGAACAATGGGACAGAATATCTTTAAAATTCCCTTCCTGACTGTTTTGCTTTTAAAATCACATGGGGAAGCCATTAACTTGCTGTGTTGTCTTTCATTGGACACACTGGACCAAGGAGTTAACCCCTGCCTCTGCACCCAGCCTTCTGTCCTTCTGGCCTTGTACTGTAAATTCTAGGAACTTTTACTACCCTTCCATTTATTTTACTGCTGATTGCGGCTAAATTGTATGTTAACCCTTTGTGTACTGTACCGCTctttattaaatatattgttcTGACTGAGTGTTAGCCCATGTGGTTCTTAGTACTTGGTTATTCTGTTGTATACTGTATTGTGTGGTATTTGCTAGTCTGCTTTCTGGGAACCCTGCGACTCTGGAAGTGGCTTGAGTCCCATTGTCCCCAGTAACCACTTAAGGATAGTATGGACACCCTGGGGTAactaccaccctcacccaccccctttacccccatcacacacaataatgggcaatagccctatgaGCTTTAAACCCCAACCGGAGTGAGTACTGTCTCTCCCTAGGGAGGTCTATATCTTCAGAAGTAGGGAGCCCTTggagttgaaatgaatggaattcacctccggagaacccctgctttaatacagtaaataaattatTCAAATGTCCTGCCCATTGATGACATAGATGGGCGGATATTTTGCTCTAGTGTTCCCCCTCATGACGTGGAGGCCCATATTCAGGCATCTATGTCATCGACGGGCAGGACAGACCAGTGTCTATAAGAGCTGCTCTGGGGAGACATGGAGAGAGGTTTTCTCTCTGAGACTCCTTTGAGCAGCTATTACAGACTGTCGGCCTGGGACGAGAAACACCCCTTAAATCCTCGTGGGCTGCAAAACTGACTGATTTTGGGTGCCACAGACCAACCACTCACAGTCTGTGGATTTGAGCCTGTTGGTCTGTGGCCACTGAGGCAGtaagtctcgctacatctgtGTTCTCTACATGGCTTATCCATGATCATCACGAATGTTTATGCTCCCAACGAAAATAGCTTCACATTTTTTGAAAAGTCTTTGAGAGCAGAAGGGAAGGTAATTTTATGAGGAGACTTTAATGTTGCCCCTGATGCGCCTCTTGATAGATTTCCCTGGAATGTGAGGTCGCTACAGATACCAGGATACTATAACCCTACACAGATGTTTAAGAAATCCAAGTCTAGTTGACATCTGGAGAGTGAAGCACCCACTATCAAGAGACTACGCATTTTATTCTGCACCCCATAAATCGTACTCGGCGATAGATCTTATGTTCACGGATGCTACCTTGGTAACTAAAATAACACAAGCTAAAATAAACTTAATGTCCTGGTCAGGTCATGATTCGGCTGAGATTAAGACAACCTGAGCTCACACTAAGCACATCTCCTGGGGGCTAaatgaattatttttttaaataccagAGATTCTGACAGAATTAGATTCAAAGATAACTCATTTTTTTCAGCAGAATCAAGACAGTGTCTTTTCCTTGGTGGCCCATAAGGCAGTTATTAGAGGCAAATGTATTAGTATAGCATCACACAGAAAACAAGCTAGACGTGAAAGAATTTGTTCCCTAAAGCACAAAATCTATAAACTAGAACAAAAGCATAAAcacaacttaaagctgcagtccaagcaatactctacatatgtgtttttttttaataaatcagttttgtactattaGTGCTTATAGCATTTTAAAAAACTTTCTAAATTACATTtttcatgtattataatgtaacatagttacatagtagatgaggttgaaaaaagacatgcgtccatcaagttcaacctatgctaaatttagacgacagatactttattttatatccatacttacagtatattgatccagaggaaggcaaacaaaaaccccagtgacatatcatccaatgatatctcatatgtATCTGCATCAcagtctcaatgggtaatgaattccgcattttaactgcccttactgtaaataacccttccCTTTGTTCTGAtgaaatcgcctttcctccaaccttaaaggattcctcctttgtactgcccgtgggatgaatagttcttttgaaagctccttgtactgtccccgaatatatttgtactgtaaGAGTGTTTCTTTGGCTGCTATGTGCCAAATAAAGCTTTTTGACCAGTAAGAAGTCCCGGTCTGCAGTTTTTCCTCTCAGGAGCAGATGCACCACCAGAATTTCTTTCTCTACCTGCAATCTAGCTTTATAACAACATGTGCTCAGTATGACCAAAACTGGGCCACCTCACCTCTAACCTTGATCTAATCATTAAGGAGTTTTATGATTATTACTTACAACTACTGTATATGATGGAAATATAGTAATGAATGATAATATGGTTCTAAGGTTCATAGAGTCACAGTAGATCAGATCAATGCCACTACTTACATGGCCCAAAGTGAACGTAGACCTGTAAAGGTATCTTGAGGAAAATAAACTTCTCTCCTGTTCACTGCCAACGTCAGAACTTGTATGCTTGCCAAGGGAAAATCTATCCTTAAGTTGAGATCGAAAATGGGACCCCTTCTTATGGTGTTGTACCTTCCCCTCGCACTCGGATATCATACACAGAGATAATTTTTATGAAAAGCAATGTACTGTATTCACATAAAAATATAGTACAGCACGCTGTACTTACATACCAGTATATAAAATACCATCGCGGTCTGCATTAGAGCGTGTCTCAGCCTGGATCGCGCAAGTCTGCTGGTGTCCGTCTGCTTTAGCATTCGACGCGGGATGCTGATTGGTTCAGGTTCTTCCTCTGCATCCTACGGTGGCTCGGCTAGCTCAAAATGTTTCAAAATTAATGTATTCATGTTTCACTGAATACACTGGAGCTATATAAAGGCCACACTGGGGTAATTTGGCATAGGAGGGAGGTTTCTTAAAGCAACACTCTCACTGTTTACTGTCCCAACAGCCAGAGTGGTCTGTTTTGGCACAACATCAGGCAGGAAGAGATTCTCACAATTTCTAGACCCCTAATCCCCCTGTGCATTTTAACTAAGGAACTGAGCACTTTCAAATCCGTatggattaaaaaaacaatagtAAGTCGAAGGCAATAAACATTAATGTCCCTTCCCATACAGATAAAGTAATAACATTTCATTTTTGTTATAAGTGGAAAAGTCATGATATTAGGTACCTGTGAGTGTATCTGATAAATGCATACATCTTATATCAGGCTAATTTCCCAAAATGAATAACAACAGTAAAGAAAGACATGAGTGTTTGGACTACATTTAAGATCTCCTTGATCGGCCGCATTCAATCGGTCAAAGTGAATTTACTACCACACCTGCTAAATCTTTTTCAGACTCTACCTATACCCATTGTAACTAAAGATGTCATAGGTCTTCAAAAGAATATAACAGAGTTAATATTGGCTGGAGAAAGGCCGAGGGTCAATGGGGGTTTAGCACATCCATGCTTTATATATTATAAAGCAGTTTAAGACAAACCAACTCATCAACTGGTAAGCAAATTCAGCCTAAAATGCTGGGTAAAAATAGTCTGACCTACTAGGCTG
The Ascaphus truei isolate aAscTru1 chromosome 13, aAscTru1.hap1, whole genome shotgun sequence DNA segment above includes these coding regions:
- the LOC142465249 gene encoding LOW QUALITY PROTEIN: uncharacterized protein LOC142465249 (The sequence of the model RefSeq protein was modified relative to this genomic sequence to represent the inferred CDS: inserted 1 base in 1 codon), producing the protein MNKDEKQMTERILDHTLEIIYLLAGEDFIVVKKHGEHVTDSSSPCVPERPIMENPTKSLIHERNDDKKLMSEKILEHVNIIIHLLTGKVPIKYDDLAVYFSMEEWEYLEGHKERYKDVMMENQQNLSSLDNRIMAKESESREKENPTVSHIYTIREHAGTEYASTDIEKWEKGNTHAQKVHKNVLVMKYKCNECGKNFNYKSAYKIHQRTHATQRLYKCSECQKCFTSNSALVKHQTIHEGVKLFSCSECGKHFSRKSFLFRHQRIHRAEKQFSCSKCGKCFSKNSYLVRHQISHTGKKSFVCSECGKYFSQKSDLVRHERHHTGEKPFACSECGKYFSRKSNLVIHQRNHTGEKPFACSECGKCFSKNSYLVRHKKSHTGEKSCVCSECGKYFSQKLELVRHQKIHRAEKPFACSKCGKCFSKNSYLVRHQISHTGEKSFDCSECGKYFSQKSDLVRHQRNHTGENPFTCSECGKYFSRKSNLVNHQRKHTGEKPFACSECGKYFSQKSYLVRHQRNHTGDKPFACPECGKYFSRKSNLVNHQRNHTGIKPFVCSECGKRFCRNHRLIRHQKCHATEKSFLCSECGKCFYQKSDLDIHQRIHTGEKPCVCTDCGKCFSQSSNLVKHQKIHXTKETNCFQYGKCFTQSSEFVKHQRHCREKCIA